The following proteins come from a genomic window of Alnus glutinosa chromosome 10, dhAlnGlut1.1, whole genome shotgun sequence:
- the LOC133879607 gene encoding putative disease resistance RPP13-like protein 1, translated as MAEFVVTKVGEFIFSKLLESLYENLAVPKFWDFVRGQGLQENLDKWRTTLPAIQKMLDDAEEKQYTDPDVKKWLDDLRDLIYDVDDIVDELITEVSTAENKVRPSKVPKLTSSAWFTPRYFEIDSRLRSKIEEVTGQLNDILTRKGQLNLKETGDGRSHMKTGVQAPTSVLTEPRVYGREKDKEAVLELLLGEKCSEAGVSVIPILGMGGIGKTTLAQFLFNDEKVQSFFDLKAWACVSEDFDIDRVTKAILQSLTHENCDGKDRNWLQVKLMERLNGKKFLVVLDDLWNENYHDWTILLAPFLAGAPGSKIIITTRNEKVSLMTGTIQPHHLQVLSKDDCLSLFTQHALGASDFSADRTLQDIGEKIVEKCQGLPLAAKTLGGLLRTTRDRVEWEEVLKSKIWDISEKSSGILPALMLSYHHLPSHLKRCFAYCSIFPKDYEFEEEKLVLLWMAEGLIQSREGDKQMEDLGSNYFRALLSRSFFQQSNIKESQFDMMWSRPPGLYLNQSSMKKSRFVMHDLINDLAQRVARDICFRMEDRIGGSDGSKLPRKARHFSYLGARYDGIEKFKAFFELKCLRTFLPLMLPAPWGCYLTHNVPLQLLPKLLYLRVLSLNGYCIVELPDSIGDLKHLRYLDLSYTLIRGLPKSTTTLYNLQTLILEDCSYLKELPSKLWNLVNLHHLNILNANMLKEMPPQIGKLTYLQTLSNLIVGKDNYFMLKELGSLLHLRGTLIISQLENATEPRYGSGDKLIEMPALTALHLEWSVNVDDSQDRTSELDTLNMLHPNKSLKELTIKSYGGAKFPTWLRGDSLPHVVLLRIENCKKCTSLPPVSQLPSLKHLFIEGMTNVKNVGVEFYGKGSSQPFRSLEILHFKNMKEWENWSPNGGFPHLLELYIVNCPKLEKLAIGPSPSLKVLSIERMASVKNLPNGEFPHLSDLYIAFCPKLLGELPNHLPSLKNVEIRACEGLRISISSFLKEVWCSSEADFSLLMSNSLSRIPEFTFPTERLIFDVEVLDFHGCEEMTDLSSNMLALLQRLPSLRVLTFCSCPKLVSLVAEVKEKPQQSFPSTLREISIINCKALESLPNACLEKMTITGCDSLKHFAIGQLPQTLKRLVIEFCKNMVILLEDDDTNSCSSSTSLLEYLLIQDCPSLKSLNLMGELPATLKTFIISNCEKLESMAESFHPDSSLEEIVIIGCENLKSLPMGIHTLNHLEKVEILNCPSLVSFPDRGLLPSNIKWLWISKLALHDSILSITSLQDLSISNSSNIEAFLDWGLHRLTSLKYLYINGCPNLVSFPENMLPASLSSLSIIRFHNLKLLSSKGFRNLASLKMLCIEECENLTSFPEVGLPPSLEELVINGCPRLKESCKKDNEREWSKIAHIPCVEVDRRFIYDPEE; from the coding sequence ATGGCAGAGTTCGTTGTTACGAAAGTGGGAGAGttcattttctctaaattattaGAGTCGCTGTATGAAAATTTGGCGGTTCCCAAGTTTTGGGACTTCGTACGCGGACAGGGACTTCAAGAAAACCTGGACAAGTGGAGAACAACGCTGCCAGCTATTCAGAAAATGCTTGATGATGCGGAGGAGAAGCAATATACTGACCCGGATGTGAAAAAGTggctggatgatctcagagactTGATTTACGATGTGGACGACATAGTGGATGAGCTCATCACTGAAGTATCCACGGCTGAAAATAAGGTTCGCCCAAGCAAGGTACCGAAACTCACCTCATCAGCTTGGTTTACTCCAAGGTATTTTGAGATCGATAGTAGGCTGCGGTCAAAGATAGAGGAGGTCACGGGTCAATTGAATGATATCCTGACTCGGAAAGGTCAACTGAATTTGAAAGAAACTGGTGATGGGAGGTCACATATGAAAACAGGAGTACAGGCGCCAACTTCTGTTCTGACTGAACCTCGAGTTTATGGCAGGGAAAAAGATAAAGAGGCTGTGCTGGAATTGTTGCTGGGTGAAAAATGTAGTGAGGCTGGAGTCTCTGTGATTCCTATACTCGGTATGGGGGGTATAGGAAAGACAACTCTTgcccagtttttatttaatgatGAAAAAGTGCAAAGCTTTTTTGATCTAAAAGCTTGGGCTTGTGTTTCTGAAGATTTCGATATTGACAGAGTGACAAAAGCAATTTTACAGTCTCTAACCCATGAAAACTGTGATGGCAAGGATAGGAATTGGTTGCAAGTCAAACTCATGGAGAGACTGAATGGAAAGAAGTTTCTAGTCGTTCTTGACGATCTATGGAATGAGAACTACCATGACTGGACTATCCTACTTGCTCCTTTTCTAGCGGGAGCTCCTGGAAGTAAGATTATCATCACAACTCGTAATGAGAAAGTTTCATTAATGACAGGTACCATTCAACCCCATCACTTGCAAGTGTTGTCAAAAGATGATTGTTTGTCTTTATTTACCCAACACGCATTGGGGGCAAGTGATTTCAGTGCAGATCGAACCCTTCAAGATATTGGTGAAAAAATCGTTGAAAAATGTCAAGGCTTGCCTTTAGCAGCAAAGACCCTCGGAGGCCTCTTGCGCACTACACGAGACCGTGTTGAGTGGGAAGAAGTACTTAAGAGCAAGATATGGGATATATCAGAGAAGAGCAGTGGAATTCTTCCGGCTCTTATGTTGAGCTACCACCATTTGCCTTCCCATTTAAAGAGATGTTTTGCGTATTGTTCAATATTCCCCAAGGACTATGAATTTGAAGAGGAGAAGTTGGTTTTGTTGTGGATGGCAGAAGGTCTAATTCAGTCACGAGAGGGGGATAAACAAATGGAAGATTTGGGCAGCAACTATTTTCGTGCTCTGTTGTCAAGGTCCTTTTTCCAACAATCAAATATAAAGGAATCACAATTTGATATGATGTGGTCTCGTCCACCCGGGCTATATCTCAACCAATCAAGCATGAAGAAATCACGATTTGTGATGCATGACCTCATCAACGATTTGGCCCAAAGGGTTGCGAGAGATATATGCTTCAGAATGGAGGATCGAATTGGGGGTAGTGATGGAAGTAAACTTCCTAGAAAGGCTCGACACTTTTCTTACTTGGGTGCCCGATACGACGGCATTGAAAAGTTTAAGGCATTTTTTGAACTCAAATGTCTGCGTACCTTCTTGCCTCTTATGCTTCCAGCTCCTTGGGGATGTTATTTGACTCATAATGTTCCTCTTCAATTGTTGCCAAAACTACTATATTTGAGAGTGCTCTCTTTGAACGGGTACTGCATAGTTGAGCTACCGGATTCGATTGGAGATTTGAAGCATCTACGGTACCTTGACCTTTCCTACACTCTAATTAGAGGCTTGCCTAAATCGACAACCACTCTTTATAACTTACAGACATTGATATTGGAGGATTGTTCTTATCTAAAGGAGTTGCCTTCAAAGTTGTGGAACCTAGTCAACTTGCACCACCTCAACATTCTAAATGCAAATATGCTGAAAGAAATGCCTCCTCAAATAGGTAAATTAACTTATCTCCAGACATTGTCTAATCTAATTGTGGGAAAAGACAATTATTTCATGTTAAAAGAGCTAGGTTCATTATTGCATCTTCGAGGGACACTCATCATCTCGCAATTGGAGAATGCTACTGAACCCAGGTATGGAAGCGGTGataaattaattgaaatgcCTGCTCTTACTGCATTGCACTTGGAATGGAGTGTCAACGTGGATGATTCACAAGACAGAACAAGTGAGTTAGACACACTTAACATGCTACATCCAAACAAGTCTTTGAAAGAGCTCACCATCAAGAGCTATGGTGGTGCAAAATTTCCGACTTGGTTAAGAGGTGACTCACTTCCTCATGTAGTGTTGCTAAGGATTGAAAACTGTAAAAAGTGCACATCATTGCCACCGGTCAGCCAACTACCATCACTCAAACACCTTTTCATTGAAGGCATGACGAATGTGAAGAATGTTGGTGTTGAGTTTTATGGAAAAGGTTCATCACAACCTTTTAGATCATTGGAGATTTTACATTTCAAGAATATGAAGGAATGGGAGAACTGGAGTCCTAATGGAGGGTTCCCACACCTCCTTGAGCTTTATATTGTAAATTGTCCCAAGTTGGAGAAGTTAGCAATCGGGCCTTCACCATCTCTCAAAGTCCTATCCATTGAACGCATGGCCAGTGTAAAGAATTTGCCCAATGGAGAGTTTCCACACCTGAGTGACCTTTATATTGCATTTTGTCCCAAGCTATTGGGGGAATTACCAAACCACCTTCCTTCACTAAAAAATGTTGAGATACGTGCATGTGAAGGGTTGCGGATTTCAATTTCAAGCTTTCTGAAAGAGGTGTGGTGCAGCAGTGAGGCTGATTTCAGTTTACTAATGTCCAATTCTCTTTCAAGGATTCCAGAATTCACATTTCCAACAGAACGATTAATTTTTGATGTAGAAGTTCTAGATTTTCATGGTTGTGAGGAGATGACGGATTTGTCGTCAAATATGTTGGCATTACTACAACGCCTCCCCTCTCTTCGTGTTCTAACCTTTTGTAGCTGTCCAAAACTAGTTTCTTTAGTAGCAGAAGTAAAAGAGAAGCCACAACAAAGTTTTCCTTCCACGCTGAGAGAAATTTCTATCATTAATTGCAAGGCCTTGGAATCTTTACCCAACGCGTGTCTTGAGAAGATGACGATTACTGGATGTGATTCGCTGAAGCACTTTGCAATAGGCCAGCTACCTCAAACTCTAAAGCGACTAGTGATAGAATTTTGCAAGAATATGGTGATTTTGCTAGAAGATGATGATACCAACAGTTGTAGTAGCAGCACATCCCTTCTTGAGTACTTGCTTATTCAAGACTGTCCATCTCTTAAATCCTTAAACCTAATGGGAGAATTACCTGCAACACTGAAAACCTTCATAATTAGCAATTGTGAAAAGCTGGAGTCAATGGCAGAGAGCTTCCATCCCGATTCGTCTCTTGAAGAAATTGTTATTATCGGTTGTGAAAACCTTAAATCCTTACCCATGGGCATACACACTCTCAACCATTTAGAGAAGGTTGAAATTCTTAATTGTCCATCTCTTGTCTCCTTCCCGGACAGAGGGTTGCTCCCAAGCAACATTAAATGGTTATGGATTTCTAAATTGGCCCTACACGACAGCATACTCAGCATCACCTCGCTTCAAGATTTGTCAATCTCGAATTCCAGCAACATTGAGGCCTTTTTAGATTGGGGGTTGCACAGGCTTACCTCTCTTAAGTATCTTTATATTAATGGATGTCCGAATCTGGTGTCCTTTCCCGAGAACATGCTGCCTGCGTCTCTTAGTAGCCTCTCCATCATACGCTTCCACAATCTGAAATTGCTGTCTTCCAAAGGCTTTCGAAACCTCGCCTCTCTTAAAATGCTGTGTATCGAGGAGTGTGAAAATCTCACTTCCTTTCCAGAGGTTGGCTTGCCTCCCTCCCTCGAGGAACTCGTGATCAACGGTTGTCCTCGGCTGAAAGAAAGCTGCAAGAAAGATAACGAACGAGAGTGGTCCAAGATAGCCCACATCCCTTGCGTTGAGGTTGATCGCAGATTCATCTATGACCCGGAAGAGTAG